The Neurospora crassa OR74A linkage group I, whole genome shotgun sequence genome segment CAACTCCTCTTGCTCCCAAGACCAGAAAGTCCATCCGCCATCAACAGGTCCCACTAGTCAACTGACCAAACAATGTCAGACGTAACAGAGCTCACCCCCGCCGAGGAGGCCGCTGCCCGCGCCAAGGAACAAGCCGAGCAGGAGGCTCTCCCCTACAAGTGGACTCAGACGATTGGCGACGTcgacatcaccatcctcgtcCCTGGTAACCTAAAGGGCAAAGATATGGTGGTTGAGATAAAGAAGCAGTCTCTTACGGCTGGTATTAAGGGTCAAGAGCCCGTCATCAAGGTAACCAACCTACTTGCCCACATATCTACAAATCACAACCCTTGCAACTTTCCAACGCCGCCTATACCATACCACCCAATGTCGCATGCCGAGTAGCTCGATTCTGACACCTCCCACAAAACCAGGGCGACCTCCCCCACCCGATCCTCCTCGACGATTCAACTTGGACGCTGTCCCCCGCTCCCGCCGGTCAAAAAGCCCTGGAGATCCATCTCGAAAAGCACAACAAGCTCGAGTGGTGGCCGCACGTAGTCACCAGCGCCCCGAAAATCGACGTGAGCAAGATCGTCCCCGAGAACAGCAAGCTGTCGGACCTCGAGGGTGAGACGCGGGCAATGGTGGAGAAGATGATGTACGACCAAAGACAAAAGGAGATGGGGTTGCCGACGAGCGAtgagcagaagaagatggatatCTTGAAGAAGTTCCAGGAGCAGCATCCGGAGATGGATTTTAGTAATGCGAAAATTCAGTAGGTGAGCgaaagggggaaagggggagggCAATTGGAGATACTGAAAGGATTTGGGGGAGTAGAGAAGTAAAAGGTGATAACCATGATAACGAAGCATTAATGACTTGAAAACAACCGTTCTAATTTTTTATTGAATCAAACAGGGTGAAGTGATGCTGGACACTTTCTCTGAACTGTTGTGGTGATGTTCTGTTCCAGCCGCACACGGACTATATTATTCCTGGAAAAGCCGAACCCATGACAAATCACTGCGTACGCTCCAGTAGATGACCTAGAGATTACACTTCATGGATTTGAATGAACGAATGTAGTATTTCGGGGACcgctgttggtggtggtcggaTAGATCGCGGGATGCGGAAGCATTCAAAGCTGGGAATTTTCTCACGACATAATTAATATACACGGACTAACCAAAACGAAACACATAAGCTGATAACATATCAACCATCTATTGTCATGCATGCAAACCTATGAAACTCGGTTGACACACTAAAGTGCGCAAAAGAGATGTGATGGGTGAAACGAATCGCCGAGACCACGGTGTAGAGATCATGGCGTCAGAGAGCCCATCCAGATTCAATTTTGGAACCGCTAGTAACGAGAACGCAGATTGAAAGCTGCAATccataaataataataagcgTTCCGAAATTTGCCTGAGCATCAATAAGCTTGTTGTTCAAAGTGCAAGTTTTCAAGAGCAATGAATGGACCATGTCTCTTGGGGTCTGGGGTTAACGAGAAGAGAAGTGTCCTAGATGTTAGTCCATAACGCACAATCGCATAATTTGATCAGGGAGATAGACAAAAATGTAGTGCCTTTGATCGCGAACAAGAAACCGTCAGGAACAGATGATGCCAAAAGGCGAGCGAGGGTGCTGATATAGTTCGTTCCTGTTGTAAATCAACACTGCCGACAACCTCTTGGACGGACCAGAACATGAGGGGTATCGGATCAACCAGGCCATCATGGTCTGGCCAAACGAGCCGCCTTGAATCTGCTCATGCGTGGCGggccgccttcttcctcgtccagcGGGACGACGGGTTGTTCCTCCTCCGGCTTCATAAAGCCTCCCTCCTTCTGGATCATGCGATTCCGCAACCGATTGTATtcaaccgccgccgcccggtACAGGAGCTCGTCGTCCATGTCATCCGGCTCCTGCGGCGCAGACAGGACATTTCTCTCGACAACCTGATTGGCCAGTATTTGATCCTCGGGAGGAGTGGGCTCGGCAGGAGGGGCCGAATGAGACTCGCGGAAACGCTGAGGTAGCTGGAGCGGGCCAGGAGGTGGAGATGCCGCGGCCGGAGCAGCAACTTTCCCGGTTGACGCACGTTCTTTCTTAAACCGTGACACACGCTTGGGAGGCTCTGGCTCTTCCGGCTCCTGCTCTTGCGTTGTCGGGTTGCTAGCCACAGCTCCATGTTCGACAATATCCCCAACAGGATTGACTAAGGGCACCTTTGGCGCAGCGGGCTTCGGCTGCACAGCCGGCTGGATTTCCTCCTCAGGGGCAATGTCCAGCTCTGTGGCGAACCGCacacccttcttctcctttgccTTCCCCTTGGACTTCAGAGACGAGGCGGTTGGCTCTGACTGAGTGTTCTCCGGCGCTGGTGTTGGCGCCGATGTCGATACCGGCGTTGAGCGAGGTTCCCTGACGACAGTGATGTagccaccaccagcatccTTGCGATTTTCGTCTTCCGGTTGCTGGGGCTTCTGACGCTCGACAGTGAACGCAGACTTGAAGCCCAGGCGCTTCTCAAGCTCCTGCATGCGCTGAATATAATCACTGGTGATCACGCTATGCTTGGAGCGTCCAagctcatcctcatcatcgtcatcctcttctAGCTCGTCCTCATATTCATCCCACTCCGCATTCTCATCCTCGGTGGACCCTTCGTCAATCTCGAGTTCAGCCACGATGGGATGGATTTCTTCCTGCATGTACTGGAGCATGTCGGCGCGCAACTGGCTTTCGTCCTCGGACTCGTCCTTGGGTATCACAGCTTTCGACATATCCATTGCATCCTGTTCTTTGACCTTTTGCATGAGCTGCGTGAGTTTGCCAGCTGTAGTCGGCAATTGGTCGACGAACTTGGTATCATCGGCAAACGTGACACTCTTTCCGGAGCTTGTAGATGGTGCAATTGAAGTTGGAGTCGTGCTCGAGGATTCGCTCGTGGTAGTGGATGCAGCAGCGGCAGAGGTAGCAGTAGGTTGATGTTGCTCGAGTGGTTGGTTCTCTTGTGTGGTGTTGGATTTGGCCTGAGCCTGAGGAAGATCGGCCTGGGTTTCCGGGAGCTTCTCGATGCCGGCCTTTTTGAGAGCTTCCTCGACCCTCCTACCGACCTCACCTCCGCTCTGCAGGCGGTACTGAACGATATTGTCTTCGTCATCCAGTTCCTCAATGATATCCGTAATGGGAAGACCGGTCTCTTCATCTGTGCCGCCATCAGGATTGGCAATAACTTTTGCCGCGGCAAGTTTATTCTCTTCCGTTTCAACAAGCTTCGTCAGCGTATCGACGTTCTTCTCGACGTAGTCGAGACGGCGACCGAGGACACTGGAAATTTGATCAGCTTCCTTGAGATCGTTTTCGCCAAAAATCTCGTTGATTTCTTTCTTGGTGATGATAGTGCCGCCATAGTCGCGTCGGATGCGAGCAAGCTCGGTGTGGGGAGACGGGTCCTTGGGCAAGCcgtccacctcctctttgAGTGCTGCATACTCGAAGTAGGTTTGTTGCCAGTGGGTCAGAGATGCGTGAAGCTGGTTGACCTTGCCCTCCAGCAGCTGCATATGCCGGTCAAGATCGGCAAGATGATCTCTTGATACTGCCATGGTGGTTGATTGGAGGGTGGGACGAAGGGCGTTGATGGAGGCAAACGGAGGAttggaggggaagaaaagttTCACGATGACGGGATGAGGTCAAAATTTTGGGGAGCTTATGTAACGGGACGGCTCATgcaagggttagggttggtaGCAAATCCCCTGGAAGAAACATGTGAAGAATAGTATGCAGTCCTGTTCTTTCGAATTCCATAAGGATGGGTCCGTGACAGTTGGGGGTACATTTGCAATTCATGAAGACATACGATACTGTCTTTTAAATCCAACGCCGATCGGCGGATGTATGCTAATGTCACCATTGTTGCCCTTCAGAGTATCAGTGTTCGGCTCCCTGGGACTGCAGTCGTAAGCATCTGCTTGCGGACTCATCAAGTTCGTTCGGAACTATAATGTTATTTGTTTCCTCGGAAAATTCGCGTTTTGCAAAAGTGACTAAACAGAACTGTGAAATCCCGGGCCACCCCACAGCTGTAGCCGATCGTATCCCGAACTTTTACCATTGCTCGCTCGAGCCTCAGTTGTCATGAAGCAAACTGGCAGCCATAACCCAACCAAAACGCCATGGGCTGTTCAAACTTGCGATCAACAAGTGCTGCCGTAGATACGTGCAGGTACAAATCAGTTGCATGTTCGACCAAGAATTAAGTAGAACACAAGCTTATACATGGGCAAAAAGTAAATGCAAGAATCGCCTAACACGCCGCGCCATGCAATTGGtatctttccccttttccttcgaCTTCAACAAGTATGAAGATGCCCATCTCGTTTGCCGCTCAATGAGGTCACAGTAATCCAGCAACCTTTACAAGTAACCAAAGTTGCTTTCATCACATATGGACTTGGGTTCCTTAGCCCCGGATGGCCAGCCTCATGCCTGCCACTTtccgtcttttcctttcttttcctatCTTTCCTTCGTTTTCCCCTCAAGATCTCAGAACTGTCCGGGAGGAAACTGCCCAGACTGCTGAAACTGTTGAGACTGATACGGTCCATGCTGGTATGGCCCAGGGTGACGAGGCAGTGGAGCCTGTATCCGTTTCCCGTCCAAGAATTGGGCACTTCTACCATCATAGTAGAGATTCCTCGTCTCCATCTGTCTTCTCGCCTCAAAAGCGGCAcgctcctcttcatccagcGCGAACGCCTTCTTCAGCCACCCAAACGCGCTTCGCTTTTTCTTCAGTGATTTTCCACTGTTGGTCTCCTGGCTCGCTGTCGTTCCTGTCGTCATGTTGCTCCTCACGCTCATGCCCATAGCAGAAGGGAGGTTCCGTGGCGGCACCTGGTGAAGGTGACCGAGTGGTTGTTGTGGGGACTGGTATGGCGACTGATATGAGGCCGATTGTTGCCCCTGCGCGCTATACTGGGTTCCTGAAGTGTGCGGTCTTTGTTGCAAAGGTGAGTGCGGGCTCGCCTGAACAGGGCGCCAAAACTGCATTCCGCTCTCTGAGTGAGGTGATGAGACAAATCCGGGATGCATGAgtgctggcggcggcggaaagTCGGCAACTGTATCGAATGATGCAATTGAGTTGACATGTGGTCGCTCCATGTCCGATCCATAAGCAGAATCTGATGTTTGGTACGTTCTGGACGTTGGGAACAACGAGTCTCGATATTCTGGTGAGTCGGGTCGAGGTATATGTATCGAGTCCGGCGGTGTCGTCTTCTGTGAAACTCGTCGTCTGAATGAGGATTCTTGCCCAGGATGGACTACAACCTCTGGCAATGATTCGGGCGAAATTCTGTGGCTTTGCTTTGATGTTGGTCTGGAGTCTCTTGTCTCGACTGGAGCCAATTTGGGCCTCGAAGGTTGCGGTCTCAATTGGGGTGACTCTGGTATCGTCCTGTGGCTTTGCTTTGAAGATGGTCTTGAATCTCTCGTATCAGCCGGAGCCAACGTTGGCTTCGAAGGTTGTGGCCTAGGCTGGGGTTGTGCTGCACGTGGATTATACACCTTTGCCTCCAATGTCGGTTCCTGAGTATAGACCTTTGCATCCAATGTCGGTTCCTGAGTGTAGACCTTTGCCTCCAATGTCGGTTCCCGACTATACACCTTTGCCTCCAATGTCGGTTTCTGAGTATAGACCTTTGCCTCCAATGTCGGTTTCTGAGTATACACTTTTGCCTCCAATGTCGGTTCCCGACTATACACCTTTGCCTCCAATGTCGGTTTCCGAGTATAGACCTTTGCCTCCAATGTCGGTTCCTGGCTATACGCCTTCGCCTCTAATGTCTGTTCCTTCAGCTTTCCAACGATGGACACCGGTAATTCCGGCTTGTAGCTGACCGGTTCATCCTTCGGCTTCGGGCGGTCGAACACGcgaggagagggaagaggtGATGTTTGTGGTGTATACGTTTTGGGTTGAAGGAGGTAGAccggctcttcttcttcttcgtcttcttcttcattatcatcattttcttctccatccttttcttttttcccatctccttcttccttctcctcctcctcctcctcgttgaTTTCTTCCCTGTTCTCAGCTGTCTCAAGCTGATATAGCGCAGATTGAGAAGGAGCGGGCTTAGAGATCCGGTGAGAGTTTCGGGCTGGCGGGGGCGGAGACTGTATTGGAAGTTCCAATTCTGTTGAAGACCTATTTGAACTATTCTCCACTgtgccttcctcttctgtgGTATCCTTCGATTGGACTGTCGGTGGGACACCCATTGACGTTGAATGCGTAGATGTACGAGTAATTTTTAGATCGAAGTATGAGGTTGGCGACGACTGCTTGCCCTCCAAGATCGAACTGAGCCGCAACGATAAGCGAGGGGGTGTATTTGGAGTTTTGGCGATGGGAGACGTCGGGGGTGTTGTAACCGAGGATGCGTCGGATGCATGGGGGCTATGACGCGGTGATGTGAAAGGCTCGATGGTGAACTGGGAGGATGTCAGCAAAAACAAAAGGCATTTGGAATGGAATGCAGCATCCTTGTTATAGATAGAGGACACTCACTCGTGTCTTTCGGCTCACTTCACCCGCCCTCCGCTCCATCTCGGAAATGATGCCAATCAACTGGACaattactctatttagaGCATTGCCCTTCTCTTCCAAGTCCATAAACGCTTGAAACCACCCATCGGTATTTCCCTTCATTGCATTAAATATGTCGATTACGTCTGGGCGCTCTTTCCGCCAGCGACCGTGCTGCTGTTCCGCCAGATACATAGTAAAATCCCTCGTAGACTCCAGCCCTTCGGTAATATCATTCATGATTTGCTGAAGGGCGACCTGTGTCCGGGCCACGATATGCTCGATTTTCTCGTTTCCTTCGATAATTCTAAGCCGAAAGTTGCGATCCTCCAGCATCTGCTCGAAAAACTCCATGTTATCCATCGGCAACCTTAGATGAATGATGCGCTCGTTCAAATCTTCGGTTGCTAAGCCAATATCCTCTAGGACCGTCTCCAGAAACTCATCCACCTCGTCGATATGCCCTTGGAGAATTGTCACGACCGACATCTGACTGTTCGCCATCCCGTTGAGCAAAAGATAAACGCCG includes the following:
- a CDS encoding nuclear movement protein nudC, producing the protein MADKDVTELTPAEEAAARAKEQAEQEALPYKWTQTIGDVDITILVPGNLKGKDMVVEIKKQSLTAGIKGQEPVIKGDLPHPILLDDSTWTLSPAPAGQKALEIHLEKHNKLEWWPHVVTSAPKIDVSKIVPENSKLSDLEGETRAMVEKMMYDQRQKEMGLPTSDEQKKMDILKKFQEQHPEMDFSNAKIQ
- a CDS encoding nuclear movement protein nudC, variant 2 — its product is MSDVTELTPAEEAAARAKEQAEQEALPYKWTQTIGDVDITILVPGNLKGKDMVVEIKKQSLTAGIKGQEPVIKGDLPHPILLDDSTWTLSPAPAGQKALEIHLEKHNKLEWWPHVVTSAPKIDVSKIVPENSKLSDLEGETRAMVEKMMYDQRQKEMGLPTSDEQKKMDILKKFQEQHPEMDFSNAKIQ